The following is a genomic window from Chryseobacterium sp. StRB126.
AACGTCCCAAAACAGGAAGCTGTTTATAGACTGATTTTCTAGCAAAATTCATTTAAAAACGTTAAGAAGCCATACCAATAATGATTCTGAAGGTACAATATCTATTAGGAATATCAAAGTACGGGAATCTGAATCTAAAGACTACGGTATACCATATCAGATTCAATAAGTATAATTATTGGTCTAAAATACATTCCGAATAAAAGGGAACATTTGAATTAATGTTCCCTAACCTAAAATTTAAAACTAAATAAGGACTAGCATTAATTATTGATTTCATCCAGTCTTATTGCCGGAGTTTTGATAATTGAACGAGTCCAGATATCATTATTGGGAACGCTTGTTCCGTATAGAATTTCAGCTACAAAACTATCATCAGGAAGGTGAAGCTCAGCAGAAAGCCTTGCATGGCTTTTCTGATCTACAATGGTGCTGCTTGAAACGTTTAATCCGTTGTTGAGAAGTTCAACATTCATTTCATACTCGGATCGTTTCGACAAACCCTCATGATAAAGTCCGAAATTTGCTGAAATGTGGATATAATCTGCAAGCTTACTGTAATTGTATATTGGCTTTTGATCTATGGAAAGATCTTTTATATAGACCTGTATTTCTTCATATAAACCTTCTAATAAAGGGTGTCTGCTATAATCTGTTTCAAAATCTTTTCCCGATATAAAAACCGTTGAGATTGCATTGGTTTCCTGCAGCATTAGTTTCCCATATAGTTTTGATAGTTCGTTATATACTTTATCTCTGCAGACATAGGCTTTAGAAAAAGCATCTTTTCTTTCCACTCCAAATTCCGAGAGTAAGGCATCCCATCCTTTATTTCCTTCAGCATCTGTTGCTCTGTTTCTTATATTTTGAATATAATTGATAAGACCATCCGTATTGGCAAAATCTGTAGAAATATAGACGGACTGCGGCCCTTCCAGATAGCCGCCACCGATATCCGCATGAGCTCCGGGAACAAAAATTTCTTTCCAAACGGAAGTATTATTTCGGAACCCGTAATCCTGCATCATTTTTGAATGCTCAAAAAAACCAGTTAATGGAAAAAAGAATCGGCATTCGTTAAACGCACAGAGATGAAGGACATTTTCCACCTGATAAGGCACACTCAGATCATAGGTATTAAATGGTTTTGATTCTACAGTATCAAAAGCACCTAAAAATTTCACCTGAATCTTAACAAAGGAATAGTTTGAGTAAAGCCAGTGACTAAAGGTCCTCGCCAGCATTCCTCCTCTTCCGAAACCATATAAATAAAAATGATATTCAGCATCTTCATCATGAACAATCTTCTGTACAAAATCTTCTGCTTTCTGAAGCTTATCATCTGAGGAATATCCTTTTCCATAAGGCGGATTCGCACATGTTGTCATGGCAAAATTACTATCTTCCTCACCTGAGACGGTTCCTATTCCTTCAATATATATTTTTTCATTCCCGATAAATGATTTGTACAATTTATAGATATTGGTGAATGCACCGTGATAGCTTTCATTATTATTCAGTGGCTTATCTGATGAAAGTGCATTTACTCCATTGTTTCCCGTACCGTCAAAGAAAATCCCGACGGAAATCACTCTACTAACATTCATTCTTTTGCTAATTTTTTATTACAGATATTCTCTGTGCATTTATGTTTTTATTAAAATCCCTAAAAGAGACATTTCAAAATAACGGAAGAATATGCAGCCTGGCTAGAGTGAAAAGTACCAAATAAAAAATTCCGTATTTCTACGGAATCACACTATATTTTATCAAGAGAATAAATATTGTTTACAATGGCATAGATGACTATTCCCACTGTGTTTTTAGCGCCTATCTTTTCAAGAATACGCTGTCTGTGGCTTTCAACGGTTCTGGGACTAATGAATAGTTTTTCTCCTATTTCATTGTTGGTAAACTCCTGACAGATTAGTTTAACCACATCTTTTTCTCTTTCAGATAATTCATCTTCAGTTTCAAAGAGCGAGTTTTTCTTGGCAGAACTGTTCATATAAGTAAACAGCATTTGGTGGTCTTCTGCTGTAAAGAAAACTCCATTTTTATCAACCATTGTAATGGCATCAATAAA
Proteins encoded in this region:
- a CDS encoding T6SS phospholipase effector Tle1-like catalytic domain-containing protein; this encodes MNVSRVISVGIFFDGTGNNGVNALSSDKPLNNNESYHGAFTNIYKLYKSFIGNEKIYIEGIGTVSGEEDSNFAMTTCANPPYGKGYSSDDKLQKAEDFVQKIVHDEDAEYHFYLYGFGRGGMLARTFSHWLYSNYSFVKIQVKFLGAFDTVESKPFNTYDLSVPYQVENVLHLCAFNECRFFFPLTGFFEHSKMMQDYGFRNNTSVWKEIFVPGAHADIGGGYLEGPQSVYISTDFANTDGLINYIQNIRNRATDAEGNKGWDALLSEFGVERKDAFSKAYVCRDKVYNELSKLYGKLMLQETNAISTVFISGKDFETDYSRHPLLEGLYEEIQVYIKDLSIDQKPIYNYSKLADYIHISANFGLYHEGLSKRSEYEMNVELLNNGLNVSSSTIVDQKSHARLSAELHLPDDSFVAEILYGTSVPNNDIWTRSIIKTPAIRLDEINN